A region of Falco peregrinus isolate bFalPer1 chromosome 13, bFalPer1.pri, whole genome shotgun sequence DNA encodes the following proteins:
- the CYSLTR1 gene encoding cysteinyl leukotriene receptor 1 isoform X1: protein MLEAQDYSGPRMPTCDLRWLTMQGCQPARRRESLPASEHGKTWRCWAPGRANPIMSTERLDFHQASVPRPGSMMALFDNLSCHHSIDDFRNKVYSTLYSMISIMGFVGNGVVLYVLIKTYRQKTAFQVYMLNLAVSDFLCVCTLPLRVIYYVHKGNWFFSDFLCRVSSYALYVNLYCSIFFMTAMSFFRCIAIVFPVQNINLVTERKAKFVCIGIWIFVTLTSAPFLRNGTYQHGNKTKCFEPPEDSQKTNLVVILDFIALFVGFIFPFIVITICYTMIIRTLLKNSLKKNQANRKKAVWMIIIVTATFLVSFTPYHILRTIHLHVLRLKNASCEDAIYLQKSVVVTLPLAAANCCFDPLLYFFSGGNFRKRLTTFRKASSSSLTQAFRKKFSIKEKDEEPFGGSHRENGKAAVAPS from the exons ATGTTAGAAGCCCAGGACTACTCAGGTCCAAGGATGCCCACCTGTGATCTCAG GTGGTTGACCATGCAAGGATGCCAACCTGCCAGACGCCGGGAATCCCTGCCTGCCAGCGAACACGGCAAGACCTGGAGGTGTTGGGCACCTGGTCGAGCCAATCCCATAATGTCTACAGAAAG GCTTGACTTTCACCAGGCATCGGTGCCTCGGCCAGGCAGCATGATGGCCCTGTTCGATAACTTGTCGTGCCACCACTCCATCGACGACTTCCGAAACAAAGTCTACTCCACACTCTACTCCATGATCAGCATTATGGGCTTTGTCGGCAACGGTGTTGTGCTGTACGTCCTCATAAAAACATACCGGCAAAAGACAGCCTTCCAGGTGTACATGCTGAACCTTGCCGTGTCAGACTTCCTCTGCGTGTGCACCCTGCCCCTGCGCGTCATCTACTACGTGCACAAAGGGAACTGGTTCTTCAGTGATTTCTTGTGCAGGGTCAGTTCTTACGCGCTGTACGTCAACCTGTACTGTAGCATTTTCTTCATGACTGCAATGAGCTTCTTCCGTTGCATAGCCATTGTTTTTCCCGTCCAGAACATCAATTTAGTAACGGAGAGGAAGGCTAAGTTTGTCTGCATTGGCATCTGGATTTTCGTCACCCTGACAAGCGCTCCCTTTCTGCGAAATGGGACGTACCAACATGGCAACAAGACCAAGTGCTTTGAACCCCCAGAAGACTCTCAGAAGACAAATCTAGTTGTGATCCTGGATTTTATTGCCCTATTTGTGggtttcatttttccctttattgTCATAACCATTTGCTATACCATGATCATAAGGACCTTACTGAAAAATTCCTTGAAGAAGAACCAGGCTAACCGCAAGAAGGCAGTCTGGATGATCATCATTGTGACTGCCACCTTCCTGGTGAGCTTCACCCCGTACCACATTCTGCGTACGATCCACCTCCACGTGCTGCGGCTGAAGAACGCCAGCTGCGAGGATGCCATATACCTACAGAAATCGGTTGTTGTTACGCTCCCCTTGGCAGCTGCCAATTGCTGCTTTGACCCACTCCTCTATTTCTTCTCAGGGGGCAACTTTCGGAAGAGACTTACCACATTTAGGAAGgcttcttcctccagtttaaCACAAGCCTTCAGGAAAAAGTTCTCCATAAAAGAGAAGGATGAGGAACCCTTTGGAGGAAGCCATAGGGAGAATGGAAAGGCGGCTGTGGCCCCTTCATAA
- the CYSLTR1 gene encoding cysteinyl leukotriene receptor 1 isoform X2 — translation MQGCQPARRRESLPASEHGKTWRCWAPGRANPIMSTERLDFHQASVPRPGSMMALFDNLSCHHSIDDFRNKVYSTLYSMISIMGFVGNGVVLYVLIKTYRQKTAFQVYMLNLAVSDFLCVCTLPLRVIYYVHKGNWFFSDFLCRVSSYALYVNLYCSIFFMTAMSFFRCIAIVFPVQNINLVTERKAKFVCIGIWIFVTLTSAPFLRNGTYQHGNKTKCFEPPEDSQKTNLVVILDFIALFVGFIFPFIVITICYTMIIRTLLKNSLKKNQANRKKAVWMIIIVTATFLVSFTPYHILRTIHLHVLRLKNASCEDAIYLQKSVVVTLPLAAANCCFDPLLYFFSGGNFRKRLTTFRKASSSSLTQAFRKKFSIKEKDEEPFGGSHRENGKAAVAPS, via the exons ATGCAAGGATGCCAACCTGCCAGACGCCGGGAATCCCTGCCTGCCAGCGAACACGGCAAGACCTGGAGGTGTTGGGCACCTGGTCGAGCCAATCCCATAATGTCTACAGAAAG GCTTGACTTTCACCAGGCATCGGTGCCTCGGCCAGGCAGCATGATGGCCCTGTTCGATAACTTGTCGTGCCACCACTCCATCGACGACTTCCGAAACAAAGTCTACTCCACACTCTACTCCATGATCAGCATTATGGGCTTTGTCGGCAACGGTGTTGTGCTGTACGTCCTCATAAAAACATACCGGCAAAAGACAGCCTTCCAGGTGTACATGCTGAACCTTGCCGTGTCAGACTTCCTCTGCGTGTGCACCCTGCCCCTGCGCGTCATCTACTACGTGCACAAAGGGAACTGGTTCTTCAGTGATTTCTTGTGCAGGGTCAGTTCTTACGCGCTGTACGTCAACCTGTACTGTAGCATTTTCTTCATGACTGCAATGAGCTTCTTCCGTTGCATAGCCATTGTTTTTCCCGTCCAGAACATCAATTTAGTAACGGAGAGGAAGGCTAAGTTTGTCTGCATTGGCATCTGGATTTTCGTCACCCTGACAAGCGCTCCCTTTCTGCGAAATGGGACGTACCAACATGGCAACAAGACCAAGTGCTTTGAACCCCCAGAAGACTCTCAGAAGACAAATCTAGTTGTGATCCTGGATTTTATTGCCCTATTTGTGggtttcatttttccctttattgTCATAACCATTTGCTATACCATGATCATAAGGACCTTACTGAAAAATTCCTTGAAGAAGAACCAGGCTAACCGCAAGAAGGCAGTCTGGATGATCATCATTGTGACTGCCACCTTCCTGGTGAGCTTCACCCCGTACCACATTCTGCGTACGATCCACCTCCACGTGCTGCGGCTGAAGAACGCCAGCTGCGAGGATGCCATATACCTACAGAAATCGGTTGTTGTTACGCTCCCCTTGGCAGCTGCCAATTGCTGCTTTGACCCACTCCTCTATTTCTTCTCAGGGGGCAACTTTCGGAAGAGACTTACCACATTTAGGAAGgcttcttcctccagtttaaCACAAGCCTTCAGGAAAAAGTTCTCCATAAAAGAGAAGGATGAGGAACCCTTTGGAGGAAGCCATAGGGAGAATGGAAAGGCGGCTGTGGCCCCTTCATAA
- the CYSLTR1 gene encoding cysteinyl leukotriene receptor 1 isoform X3 — translation MMALFDNLSCHHSIDDFRNKVYSTLYSMISIMGFVGNGVVLYVLIKTYRQKTAFQVYMLNLAVSDFLCVCTLPLRVIYYVHKGNWFFSDFLCRVSSYALYVNLYCSIFFMTAMSFFRCIAIVFPVQNINLVTERKAKFVCIGIWIFVTLTSAPFLRNGTYQHGNKTKCFEPPEDSQKTNLVVILDFIALFVGFIFPFIVITICYTMIIRTLLKNSLKKNQANRKKAVWMIIIVTATFLVSFTPYHILRTIHLHVLRLKNASCEDAIYLQKSVVVTLPLAAANCCFDPLLYFFSGGNFRKRLTTFRKASSSSLTQAFRKKFSIKEKDEEPFGGSHRENGKAAVAPS, via the coding sequence ATGATGGCCCTGTTCGATAACTTGTCGTGCCACCACTCCATCGACGACTTCCGAAACAAAGTCTACTCCACACTCTACTCCATGATCAGCATTATGGGCTTTGTCGGCAACGGTGTTGTGCTGTACGTCCTCATAAAAACATACCGGCAAAAGACAGCCTTCCAGGTGTACATGCTGAACCTTGCCGTGTCAGACTTCCTCTGCGTGTGCACCCTGCCCCTGCGCGTCATCTACTACGTGCACAAAGGGAACTGGTTCTTCAGTGATTTCTTGTGCAGGGTCAGTTCTTACGCGCTGTACGTCAACCTGTACTGTAGCATTTTCTTCATGACTGCAATGAGCTTCTTCCGTTGCATAGCCATTGTTTTTCCCGTCCAGAACATCAATTTAGTAACGGAGAGGAAGGCTAAGTTTGTCTGCATTGGCATCTGGATTTTCGTCACCCTGACAAGCGCTCCCTTTCTGCGAAATGGGACGTACCAACATGGCAACAAGACCAAGTGCTTTGAACCCCCAGAAGACTCTCAGAAGACAAATCTAGTTGTGATCCTGGATTTTATTGCCCTATTTGTGggtttcatttttccctttattgTCATAACCATTTGCTATACCATGATCATAAGGACCTTACTGAAAAATTCCTTGAAGAAGAACCAGGCTAACCGCAAGAAGGCAGTCTGGATGATCATCATTGTGACTGCCACCTTCCTGGTGAGCTTCACCCCGTACCACATTCTGCGTACGATCCACCTCCACGTGCTGCGGCTGAAGAACGCCAGCTGCGAGGATGCCATATACCTACAGAAATCGGTTGTTGTTACGCTCCCCTTGGCAGCTGCCAATTGCTGCTTTGACCCACTCCTCTATTTCTTCTCAGGGGGCAACTTTCGGAAGAGACTTACCACATTTAGGAAGgcttcttcctccagtttaaCACAAGCCTTCAGGAAAAAGTTCTCCATAAAAGAGAAGGATGAGGAACCCTTTGGAGGAAGCCATAGGGAGAATGGAAAGGCGGCTGTGGCCCCTTCATAA